From a region of the Oncorhynchus keta strain PuntledgeMale-10-30-2019 chromosome 13, Oket_V2, whole genome shotgun sequence genome:
- the LOC118392578 gene encoding myosin-binding protein C, slow-type isoform X3, translated as MPEPTKKDETPNGEKESVAPDSSEAPMPTPEISLEVSPPPPEQPVETEGKDPQPIEVIKPVQPEPVENGSKEPEPEAVVVGAKEQVESVNSEVKEEAPSPCSPPLPATVKEEAEPVVTEVNQPPEPVVTVVTPPPPPPPEPVVTDVTQPPEPVVTVVTPPPPPPPPPHPEPVVTEVTQLPEPVVTVVTPPPPHPEPVVTKVTQLPEPVVTVVTPPPQPVVTLVTPPPPPPPEPVVTVQVTPPPPPAGLEECVCLCKCTNMCMCICKNVCVYIDKDDDATTNTPSPPPPPDDSVHVSAMGRKDSVWSLGEGQAPEDLDKPVDTPPLSSLLIERPQGGSITVGGDISFVAKVEAQDLLRKPTIKWFKGKWMDLASKTGKHLQLKETFDRRTKIHTFEMHIIKAKDNYAGNYRCEVTYKDKFDSCSFDLEVKELEQSQSVDIRSAFKRSSEGHEDAGDLDFSGLLKHREPKQDETPEVDVWEILKSARPDQYEKIAFEYGITDLRGLLKRLKKTKKEEKKSEAFAKKLDPAYQADKGGKIRLVVDLADPTVELKWYKNGQEIRPTPKFIFEQKGTQRILVINNCGLNDDAAYSVAAGEEKCTTELFVKELPVKITKGIEAVKTTVNERIELECEVSEEGAQVKWCKNGVEVPTGPRSRYRVKSDGLKHWLIIDDASKEDTGTFSLMASGGTSEAKVQVELKPLKIIQDLQDMTVLLGQPLKMHCEIFPGNVPGRWYRNGQLIQSNDRINILQRAKNHRLEIVNSTLHDAGDYTFVPEGYSQSLCAKIHIVDPPRVHLESLNFPDNTVTIVAGNKLRVEIPISGEPAPRVVWMKGERVILDSGHRVRAETFPDHTSLTIDIAEKEDTGNYKIVLQNEAGEAGASVKVKVVDIPDPPEVPLVTEVGGDWCSMTWEPPIYDGGSPILGYFIERKKKQSSRWMRLNFDLNKETTFEPKKMIEGVPYEVRVFAVNAIGVSKPSEPSKAFVPLAVTSEPTMLVVDDVTDTTVTMKWRPPDTIGAAGLDGYLVEYCIEGTDDWRVTNKELTEKTKYTITGLPPEAKILVRVRAINAAGASTPRTLQHSILVKEVIEPPKIRIPRHLKQTYTRKVGEAVNLVIPFMGKPRPKVSWLKEGQTVDPTQVTIRNTDCDSIIFIRKAERKHSGMYDMKVEVENHVDTAIVDIQIVDLPGPPQCVKIDEVWGGNVALDWTPPKDNGNAAITGYTIQKADKKTMEWYTCIEHYHRTCITITELVVGNEYYFRIYSENMVGLSEGATQTKDSALIVKEGMQLKNPEYIDHDFKEPPKFTQPLINTFAIAGYNATLNCSVRANPRPKVIWMKNKIAIIDDPRYRMFSNQGVCTLEIRKPSPYDGGMYSCKAINDLGDALVECKLEVKVPTQD; from the exons ATGAGACACCCAATGGTGAAAAAG AGAGTGTTGCCCCAGACAGTAGTGAGGCGCCAATGCCCACACCTGAGATATCCCTCGAGGTCTCACCTCCACCCCCAG AACAACCGGTAGAGACTGAGGGGAAGGATCCACAGCCCATAGAGGTGATTAAGCCTGTACAGCCAGAACCAGTAGAGAATGGGTCTAAAGAACCAGAACCAGAGGCGGTTGTGGTCGGGGCTAAAGAGCAAGTCGAGTCTGTGAACTCTGAAGTAAAGGAGGAGGCCCCGTCCCCTTGCTCACCCCCACTGCCTG CAACCGTGAAGGAGGAAGCAGAGCCAGTTGTTACGGAGGTTAACCAACCGCCAGAGCCTGTTGTTACAGTGgttaccccaccaccaccaccacctccagaaCCAGTTGTTACGGATGTTACCCAACCGCCAGAGCCTGTTGTTACAGTGgttaccccaccaccaccaccaccaccaccaccacatccaGAACCAGTTGTTACGGAGGTTACCCAACTGCCAGAGCCTGTTGTTACAGTGgttaccccaccaccaccacatccaGAACCAGTTGTTACAAAGGTTACCCAACTGCCAGAGCCTGTTGTTACAGTGGTtaccccaccaccacaaccagTTGTTACATTGgttaccccaccaccacccccacctccaGAACCAGTTGTTACGGTGCAGGTTACCCCACCCCCACCTCCAGCAGGTctggaagagtgtgtgtgtctgtgcaaatGCACGAACATGTGTATGTGCATATGCaagaacgtgtgtgtgtatatag ATAAAGATGATGACGCTACAACCAACACCCCATCACCACCGCCCCCACCAG ATGATAGCGTCCATGTGTCAGCCATGGGGAGAAAAGACTCAG TGTGGTCTCTGGGAGAGGGACAGGCTCCAGAGGACCTTGACAAGCCCGTAGACACCCCACCGCTGTCCAGCCTGCTCATAGAAAGACCCCAGGGCGGATCCATCACTGTGG GTGGAGACATCTCCTTTGTTGCCAAGGTGGAGGCCCAAGACCTGCTCCGTAAACCCACCATCAAGTGGTTCAAAGGGAAATGGATGGACCTGGCCAGCAAGACCGGAAAGCACTTGCAACTGAAAGAAACCTTTGACCGACGCACCAAG ATTCACACATTTGAGATGCATATCATCAAGGCCAAAGACAACTATGCTGGAAACTACAGGTGTGAGGTCACCTACAAGGACAAATTTGACAGCTGCTCTTTTGACCTGGAAGTGAAAG AACTGGAACAGTCACAGAGTGTTGATATTCGATCAGCCTTCAAAAGAAG cagtGAAGGACACGAGGATGCAGGGGATCTTGACTTTAGTGGTCTTCTTAAACATAG GGAGCCCAAGCAGGATGAGACCCCCGAAGTGGACGTGTGGGAGATCCTGAAGTCGGCCAGGCCAGACCAGTACGAGAAGATCGCCTTTGAGTATGGCATAACAGACCTGAGGGGTCTGCTCAAGAGGTTGAAGAAGACcaagaaagaggagaagaagagtgaAG CGTTTGCCAAGAAGTTGGATCCAGCATACCAGGCTGACAAAGGAGGGAAGATCCGCTTAGTGGTGGATCTTGCAGACCCCACAGTAGAGCTGAAATGGTACAAGAACGGCCAGGAGATCCGTCCAACTCCAAA GTTTATCTTTGAGCAAAAGGGCACACAGCGGATCCTGGTCATCAACAACTGCGGCCTGAATGATGATGCTGCTTATTCCGTAGCTGCGGGAGAAGAGAAATGCACCACAGAGCTGTTTGTCAAAG AGTTACCAGTGAAGATTACTAAAGGGATTGAGGCGGTGAAAACGACAGTGAACGAGAGGATTGAGTTGGAGTGTGAAGTGTCTGAAGAAGGAGCTCAAGTTAAATG GTGTAAGAATGGCGTGGAGGTACCGACCGGGCCCCGGTCACGCTACCGTGTCAAGTCTGACGGGCTGAAACACTGGCTAATCATTGACGATGCCTCAAAGGAGGACACTGGAACATTCTCCCTAATGGCCTCTGGGGGCACCTCTGAAGCCAAAGTCCAGGTTGAAT TGAAGCCACTGAAGATTATTCAGGATTTGCAGGACATGACAGTGCTTTTGGGCCAGCCACTGAAGATGCACTGTGAGATTTTCCCTGGGAATGTTCCAGGTCGCTGGTACAGGAACGGACAGTTGATCCAGTCCAACGACCGCATCAACATCCTGCAAAGAGCCAA GAACCACCGATTAGAAATTGTGAACAGCACCCTTCACGATGCCGGGGATTATACCTTTGTGCCAGAGGGATACTCTCAGAGCCTCTGTGCCAAAATTCATATCGTTG ATCCTCCCAGGGTGCACCTGGAGAGCTTGAACTTCCCTGACAACACAGTGACCATTGTGGCAGGAAATAAACTCCGTGTGGAGATCCCCATCAGTGGAGAACCAGCACCCAGAGTGGtgtggatgaagggagagagg GTAATCCTTGACTCTGGCCACCGTGTGCGAGCTGAAACCTTTCCGGATCACACCAGTCTTACCATCGACATCGCAGAGAAGGAAGACACAGGAAACTACAAGATAGTCCTGCAGAATGAGGCTGGGGAAGCAGGGGCTAGTGTCAAAGTCAAGGTGGTGGATATACCAGACCCTCCTGAAGTTCCCCTAGTCACGGAGGTGGGAGGAGACTGGTGCTCTATGACATGGGAACCCCCGATCTATGACGGAGGCTCACCCATCTTAG GCTATTTCATCGAAAGGAAGAAGAAGCAGAGTTCCAGATGGATGAGGCTGAACTTTGACCTGAACAAAGAGACCACATTTGAGCCTAAAAAGATGATTGAGGGTGTCCCATACGAGGTGCGCGTCTTTGCTGTGAATGCCATCGGTGTGTCCAAACCCAGCGAGCCATCCAAAGCCTTTGTGCCCCTGG CTGTGACCAGCGAGCCCACCATGCTGGTGGTGGATGATGTCACAGACACCACGGTGACCATGAAGTGGCGTCCCCCAGACACCATTGGAGCTGCAGGCTTAGACGGCTACCTGGTGGAGTATTGCATCGAAGGAA CTGATGACTGGAGAGTAACCAATAAGGAGCTGACAGAGAAGACTAAGTACACCATCACTGGCCTCCCTCCAGAGGCTAAGATCCTGGTAAGGGTAAGGGCCATCAATGCTGCCGGCGCCAGCACTCCCAGAACACTTCAGCACTCTATCCTGGTCAAAGAGGTCATCG AACCACCTAAGATCCGCATCCCCCGTCACTTGAAGCAGACGTACACTCGTAAGGTCGGAGAAGCCGTCAATCTCGTTATTCCATTCATG GGAAAGCCCAGGCCAAAGGTGAGCTGGCTGAAGGAGGGTCAGACGGTGGACCCCACGCAGGTCACTATACGCAACACAGACTGTGACAGCATCATCTTCATCCGCAAAGCAGAGAGGAAGCACTCTGGGATGTACGATAtgaaggtggaggtggagaaccACGTGGACACGGCCATCGTAGACATCCAGATAGTAG ACCTCCCAGGGCCTCCACAGTGTGTGAAGATAGATGAGGTCTGGGGGGGAAACGTGGCTCTGGACTGGACCCCTCCAAAGGACAATGGCAACGCCGCCATTACAGGCTACACCATCCAGAAAGCAGACAAGAAGACCATG GAGTGGTACACGTGTATTGAGCACTACCACCGCACCTGCATCACCATCACCGAGCTGGTGGTGGGGAACGAGTACTACTTCAGAATCTACTCTGAGAACATGGTGGGCCTGAGCGAGGGTGCCACCCAGACCAAGGACAGCGCCCTCATTGTTAAAGAAG
- the LOC118392578 gene encoding myosin-binding protein C, slow-type isoform X2, producing the protein MPEPTKKDETPNGEKESVAPDSSEAPMPTPEISLEVSPPPPEQPVETEGKDPQPIEVIKPVQPEPVENGSKEPEPEAVVVGAKEQVESVNSEVKEEAPSPCSPPLPATVKEEAEPVVTEVNQPPEPVVTVVTPPPPPPPEPVVTDVTQPPEPVVTVVTPPPPPPPPPHPEPVVTEVTQLPEPVVTVVTPPPPHPEPVVTKVTQLPEPVVTVVTPPPQPVVTLVTPPPPPPPEPVVTVQVTPPPPPAGLEECVCLCKCTNMCMCICKNVCVYIDKDDDATTNTPSPPPPPEDANTAKKLSIELPMWSLGEGQAPEDLDKPVDTPPLSSLLIERPQGGSITVGGDISFVAKVEAQDLLRKPTIKWFKGKWMDLASKTGKHLQLKETFDRRTKIHTFEMHIIKAKDNYAGNYRCEVTYKDKFDSCSFDLEVKELEQSQSVDIRSAFKRSSEGHEDAGDLDFSGLLKHREPKQDETPEVDVWEILKSARPDQYEKIAFEYGITDLRGLLKRLKKTKKEEKKSEAFAKKLDPAYQADKGGKIRLVVDLADPTVELKWYKNGQEIRPTPKFIFEQKGTQRILVINNCGLNDDAAYSVAAGEEKCTTELFVKELPVKITKGIEAVKTTVNERIELECEVSEEGAQVKWCKNGVEVPTGPRSRYRVKSDGLKHWLIIDDASKEDTGTFSLMASGGTSEAKVQVELKPLKIIQDLQDMTVLLGQPLKMHCEIFPGNVPGRWYRNGQLIQSNDRINILQRAKNHRLEIVNSTLHDAGDYTFVPEGYSQSLCAKIHIVDPPRVHLESLNFPDNTVTIVAGNKLRVEIPISGEPAPRVVWMKGERVILDSGHRVRAETFPDHTSLTIDIAEKEDTGNYKIVLQNEAGEAGASVKVKVVDIPDPPEVPLVTEVGGDWCSMTWEPPIYDGGSPILGYFIERKKKQSSRWMRLNFDLNKETTFEPKKMIEGVPYEVRVFAVNAIGVSKPSEPSKAFVPLAVTSEPTMLVVDDVTDTTVTMKWRPPDTIGAAGLDGYLVEYCIEGTDDWRVTNKELTEKTKYTITGLPPEAKILVRVRAINAAGASTPRTLQHSILVKEVIEPPKIRIPRHLKQTYTRKVGEAVNLVIPFMGKPRPKVSWLKEGQTVDPTQVTIRNTDCDSIIFIRKAERKHSGMYDMKVEVENHVDTAIVDIQIVDLPGPPQCVKIDEVWGGNVALDWTPPKDNGNAAITGYTIQKADKKTMEWYTCIEHYHRTCITITELVVGNEYYFRIYSENMVGLSEGATQTKDSALIVKEGMQLKNPEYIDHDFKEPPKFTQPLINTFAIAGYNATLNCSVRANPRPKVIWMKNKIAIIDDPRYRMFSNQGVCTLEIRKPSPYDGGMYSCKAINDLGDALVECKLEVKVPTQD; encoded by the exons ATGAGACACCCAATGGTGAAAAAG AGAGTGTTGCCCCAGACAGTAGTGAGGCGCCAATGCCCACACCTGAGATATCCCTCGAGGTCTCACCTCCACCCCCAG AACAACCGGTAGAGACTGAGGGGAAGGATCCACAGCCCATAGAGGTGATTAAGCCTGTACAGCCAGAACCAGTAGAGAATGGGTCTAAAGAACCAGAACCAGAGGCGGTTGTGGTCGGGGCTAAAGAGCAAGTCGAGTCTGTGAACTCTGAAGTAAAGGAGGAGGCCCCGTCCCCTTGCTCACCCCCACTGCCTG CAACCGTGAAGGAGGAAGCAGAGCCAGTTGTTACGGAGGTTAACCAACCGCCAGAGCCTGTTGTTACAGTGgttaccccaccaccaccaccacctccagaaCCAGTTGTTACGGATGTTACCCAACCGCCAGAGCCTGTTGTTACAGTGgttaccccaccaccaccaccaccaccaccaccacatccaGAACCAGTTGTTACGGAGGTTACCCAACTGCCAGAGCCTGTTGTTACAGTGgttaccccaccaccaccacatccaGAACCAGTTGTTACAAAGGTTACCCAACTGCCAGAGCCTGTTGTTACAGTGGTtaccccaccaccacaaccagTTGTTACATTGgttaccccaccaccacccccacctccaGAACCAGTTGTTACGGTGCAGGTTACCCCACCCCCACCTCCAGCAGGTctggaagagtgtgtgtgtctgtgcaaatGCACGAACATGTGTATGTGCATATGCaagaacgtgtgtgtgtatatag ATAAAGATGATGACGCTACAACCAACACCCCATCACCACCGCCCCCACCAG AGGATGCCAATACAGCCAAGAAACTGTCTATTGAGCTGCCTA TGTGGTCTCTGGGAGAGGGACAGGCTCCAGAGGACCTTGACAAGCCCGTAGACACCCCACCGCTGTCCAGCCTGCTCATAGAAAGACCCCAGGGCGGATCCATCACTGTGG GTGGAGACATCTCCTTTGTTGCCAAGGTGGAGGCCCAAGACCTGCTCCGTAAACCCACCATCAAGTGGTTCAAAGGGAAATGGATGGACCTGGCCAGCAAGACCGGAAAGCACTTGCAACTGAAAGAAACCTTTGACCGACGCACCAAG ATTCACACATTTGAGATGCATATCATCAAGGCCAAAGACAACTATGCTGGAAACTACAGGTGTGAGGTCACCTACAAGGACAAATTTGACAGCTGCTCTTTTGACCTGGAAGTGAAAG AACTGGAACAGTCACAGAGTGTTGATATTCGATCAGCCTTCAAAAGAAG cagtGAAGGACACGAGGATGCAGGGGATCTTGACTTTAGTGGTCTTCTTAAACATAG GGAGCCCAAGCAGGATGAGACCCCCGAAGTGGACGTGTGGGAGATCCTGAAGTCGGCCAGGCCAGACCAGTACGAGAAGATCGCCTTTGAGTATGGCATAACAGACCTGAGGGGTCTGCTCAAGAGGTTGAAGAAGACcaagaaagaggagaagaagagtgaAG CGTTTGCCAAGAAGTTGGATCCAGCATACCAGGCTGACAAAGGAGGGAAGATCCGCTTAGTGGTGGATCTTGCAGACCCCACAGTAGAGCTGAAATGGTACAAGAACGGCCAGGAGATCCGTCCAACTCCAAA GTTTATCTTTGAGCAAAAGGGCACACAGCGGATCCTGGTCATCAACAACTGCGGCCTGAATGATGATGCTGCTTATTCCGTAGCTGCGGGAGAAGAGAAATGCACCACAGAGCTGTTTGTCAAAG AGTTACCAGTGAAGATTACTAAAGGGATTGAGGCGGTGAAAACGACAGTGAACGAGAGGATTGAGTTGGAGTGTGAAGTGTCTGAAGAAGGAGCTCAAGTTAAATG GTGTAAGAATGGCGTGGAGGTACCGACCGGGCCCCGGTCACGCTACCGTGTCAAGTCTGACGGGCTGAAACACTGGCTAATCATTGACGATGCCTCAAAGGAGGACACTGGAACATTCTCCCTAATGGCCTCTGGGGGCACCTCTGAAGCCAAAGTCCAGGTTGAAT TGAAGCCACTGAAGATTATTCAGGATTTGCAGGACATGACAGTGCTTTTGGGCCAGCCACTGAAGATGCACTGTGAGATTTTCCCTGGGAATGTTCCAGGTCGCTGGTACAGGAACGGACAGTTGATCCAGTCCAACGACCGCATCAACATCCTGCAAAGAGCCAA GAACCACCGATTAGAAATTGTGAACAGCACCCTTCACGATGCCGGGGATTATACCTTTGTGCCAGAGGGATACTCTCAGAGCCTCTGTGCCAAAATTCATATCGTTG ATCCTCCCAGGGTGCACCTGGAGAGCTTGAACTTCCCTGACAACACAGTGACCATTGTGGCAGGAAATAAACTCCGTGTGGAGATCCCCATCAGTGGAGAACCAGCACCCAGAGTGGtgtggatgaagggagagagg GTAATCCTTGACTCTGGCCACCGTGTGCGAGCTGAAACCTTTCCGGATCACACCAGTCTTACCATCGACATCGCAGAGAAGGAAGACACAGGAAACTACAAGATAGTCCTGCAGAATGAGGCTGGGGAAGCAGGGGCTAGTGTCAAAGTCAAGGTGGTGGATATACCAGACCCTCCTGAAGTTCCCCTAGTCACGGAGGTGGGAGGAGACTGGTGCTCTATGACATGGGAACCCCCGATCTATGACGGAGGCTCACCCATCTTAG GCTATTTCATCGAAAGGAAGAAGAAGCAGAGTTCCAGATGGATGAGGCTGAACTTTGACCTGAACAAAGAGACCACATTTGAGCCTAAAAAGATGATTGAGGGTGTCCCATACGAGGTGCGCGTCTTTGCTGTGAATGCCATCGGTGTGTCCAAACCCAGCGAGCCATCCAAAGCCTTTGTGCCCCTGG CTGTGACCAGCGAGCCCACCATGCTGGTGGTGGATGATGTCACAGACACCACGGTGACCATGAAGTGGCGTCCCCCAGACACCATTGGAGCTGCAGGCTTAGACGGCTACCTGGTGGAGTATTGCATCGAAGGAA CTGATGACTGGAGAGTAACCAATAAGGAGCTGACAGAGAAGACTAAGTACACCATCACTGGCCTCCCTCCAGAGGCTAAGATCCTGGTAAGGGTAAGGGCCATCAATGCTGCCGGCGCCAGCACTCCCAGAACACTTCAGCACTCTATCCTGGTCAAAGAGGTCATCG AACCACCTAAGATCCGCATCCCCCGTCACTTGAAGCAGACGTACACTCGTAAGGTCGGAGAAGCCGTCAATCTCGTTATTCCATTCATG GGAAAGCCCAGGCCAAAGGTGAGCTGGCTGAAGGAGGGTCAGACGGTGGACCCCACGCAGGTCACTATACGCAACACAGACTGTGACAGCATCATCTTCATCCGCAAAGCAGAGAGGAAGCACTCTGGGATGTACGATAtgaaggtggaggtggagaaccACGTGGACACGGCCATCGTAGACATCCAGATAGTAG ACCTCCCAGGGCCTCCACAGTGTGTGAAGATAGATGAGGTCTGGGGGGGAAACGTGGCTCTGGACTGGACCCCTCCAAAGGACAATGGCAACGCCGCCATTACAGGCTACACCATCCAGAAAGCAGACAAGAAGACCATG GAGTGGTACACGTGTATTGAGCACTACCACCGCACCTGCATCACCATCACCGAGCTGGTGGTGGGGAACGAGTACTACTTCAGAATCTACTCTGAGAACATGGTGGGCCTGAGCGAGGGTGCCACCCAGACCAAGGACAGCGCCCTCATTGTTAAAGAAG